The Hymenobacter chitinivorans DSM 11115 genome window below encodes:
- the rimO gene encoding 30S ribosomal protein S12 methylthiotransferase RimO translates to MKVRSQLANKVNVITLGCSKNLVDSEVLMGQLQANNFQVTHEADKSDANIVIINTCGFIDNAKQESIDTILRYADEKEAGRLDKLYVTGCLSQRYKDDLEVEIPQVDAYFGTLELPQLMKTLEADYKHELVGERLITTPRHYAYFKIAEGCNRPCSFCAIPLMRGKHVDRTIEDLVKEAKRLASMGAKELILIAQDLTYYGLEKYGERKLADLLRNLSDVNGIDWIRLQYAYPSQFPLDALDVMMERDNICKYLDMPLQHISDNMLKTMRRGISKRRTVELVDTIRQRVPDIALRTTLIAGHPGETQQDFEELYDFVEKTRFERLGIFTYSHEDNTHSYTLADDVPAEVKQDRADQIMELQQGISMELNEQKVGNVYKVLFDRKESGYFVGRTEFDSPEVDNEVLVPATPDTYVSLGGFANVQITDASDFDLYGKLV, encoded by the coding sequence ATGAAAGTAAGAAGCCAGCTGGCCAATAAAGTCAACGTCATTACCCTGGGCTGTTCCAAAAACCTCGTCGATTCGGAGGTGCTGATGGGACAATTGCAGGCCAATAACTTCCAGGTAACCCACGAGGCCGACAAGAGCGACGCCAACATCGTGATTATCAACACCTGCGGCTTTATTGACAACGCCAAGCAGGAAAGCATCGACACCATCCTGCGCTACGCCGACGAGAAGGAAGCCGGCCGCCTCGACAAGCTCTACGTGACGGGCTGCCTCTCGCAGCGCTACAAGGACGACCTGGAAGTGGAAATTCCGCAGGTCGACGCCTACTTCGGGACCCTGGAGCTGCCCCAGCTGATGAAAACCCTGGAGGCCGACTACAAGCACGAGCTGGTGGGCGAGCGGCTCATTACCACGCCCCGGCACTACGCCTACTTCAAAATTGCCGAAGGCTGCAACCGGCCCTGCTCGTTCTGCGCCATCCCGCTGATGCGCGGCAAGCACGTAGACCGCACCATCGAGGACCTGGTAAAGGAAGCCAAGCGCCTGGCCTCGATGGGTGCTAAGGAGCTGATTCTCATTGCCCAGGACCTGACCTACTACGGCCTGGAGAAGTACGGGGAGCGGAAGCTGGCCGACCTCCTGCGCAACCTCTCCGACGTGAACGGCATCGACTGGATCCGGCTGCAGTACGCCTACCCGTCGCAGTTCCCCCTGGATGCCCTGGACGTGATGATGGAGCGGGACAACATCTGCAAGTACTTGGATATGCCCCTGCAGCACATTTCGGATAACATGCTCAAAACCATGCGCCGCGGCATCAGCAAGCGCCGCACGGTGGAGCTGGTGGATACCATCCGGCAGCGGGTGCCCGATATTGCTTTGCGCACTACGCTTATTGCCGGCCACCCCGGCGAAACCCAGCAGGATTTCGAGGAGCTCTACGACTTCGTGGAGAAAACCCGGTTTGAGCGCCTGGGCATCTTCACCTACTCCCACGAGGACAACACCCACTCCTACACCCTGGCCGACGACGTGCCCGCCGAAGTAAAGCAGGACCGCGCCGACCAGATTATGGAGCTGCAGCAGGGCATTTCGATGGAGCTCAACGAGCAGAAAGTCGGCAACGTGTACAAGGTGCTGTTCGACCGGAAGGAAAGCGGCTACTTCGTGGGCCGCACCGAGTTTGACTCGCCGGAAGTGGACAACGAAGTGCTGGTGCCGGCCACGCCCGATACCTACGTGTCGCTCGGCGGCTTTGCCAACGTGCAAATCACCGACGCCTCCGACTTCGACCTCTACGGCAAGCTGGTGTAA
- the bshC gene encoding bacillithiol biosynthesis cysteine-adding enzyme BshC, translating into MPLHHLSYAATGAFSSFLADYISQKPALQPYYHRFPKLEEFEAQITEKQAAYSPEARQRLVAALQEQYQGLGDINPAVAANLALLSQATTFTVTTGHQLNLLTGPLYFIYKIVTTLKLSRQLKEQYPQYDFVPVYWMATEDHDFAEINHFHLFGKKHEWNSEQVGGPVGRMALDGLAEQILDQLPADVPAAFREAYQAGATLTDATRRLVHALFGEYGLVSIDGDSATLKQALVPVLEREIREQASNKAVQATNAQLEAAGYKPQVYSRPLNLFFLTNEGKRERIEQEGDCYAIRNTELCYTQDELLTLARTRPECFSPNVVLRPLYQELLLPNLCYIGGGAEVAYWFQLKQVFSDNNVPFPMLLLRNSALYLGKAHAGKLRKLGLTPADIFRPLPELKKQVGATLGQEEISLREQQQALAAAFQQITELAQRLDPTLVKTVAAEAQKTAGGVAGLEKRLSKAAEAKHETAYSQLTALKDKLFPGGDLQERVDNVLSILINNPGFIEQLLADFEPLALEFAIVEEE; encoded by the coding sequence ATGCCCCTGCATCATCTTAGCTACGCCGCCACGGGCGCCTTTTCGTCTTTTCTCGCCGATTATATCAGTCAGAAGCCCGCGCTGCAGCCGTATTACCACCGGTTTCCGAAGCTGGAGGAGTTTGAAGCCCAGATAACGGAGAAGCAGGCCGCCTACTCGCCCGAGGCCCGGCAGCGGCTGGTAGCCGCCCTGCAAGAGCAGTATCAAGGTCTGGGTGACATCAATCCGGCCGTGGCGGCCAACCTGGCGCTGCTCAGCCAGGCCACAACCTTTACCGTCACCACCGGCCACCAGCTCAACCTGCTCACCGGGCCGCTGTACTTTATCTACAAGATTGTCACCACGCTCAAGCTCAGCCGGCAGCTGAAAGAGCAGTACCCGCAGTACGACTTCGTGCCGGTGTACTGGATGGCCACCGAGGACCACGACTTCGCCGAAATCAACCACTTCCACCTCTTCGGCAAAAAGCACGAGTGGAACAGTGAGCAGGTGGGTGGCCCAGTCGGCCGCATGGCGCTGGATGGCCTCGCCGAGCAGATTCTCGACCAGCTGCCCGCCGACGTGCCCGCCGCTTTTCGCGAGGCGTACCAGGCCGGCGCCACCCTCACCGACGCTACCCGCCGCCTGGTCCACGCCCTGTTTGGGGAGTACGGGCTGGTGAGCATCGACGGCGACAGTGCCACGCTGAAACAGGCCCTGGTGCCGGTGCTGGAGCGCGAAATCCGGGAGCAGGCTTCTAACAAAGCCGTGCAGGCCACCAACGCCCAGCTCGAAGCGGCCGGCTACAAGCCCCAGGTGTACTCGCGGCCCCTCAACCTGTTTTTCCTGACCAACGAGGGCAAGCGGGAGCGAATCGAGCAGGAAGGCGATTGTTACGCCATCCGCAACACCGAGCTCTGCTACACCCAGGACGAGCTGCTGACGCTGGCCCGCACCCGGCCCGAGTGCTTCAGCCCGAACGTGGTGCTGCGGCCCCTGTACCAGGAACTGCTGCTGCCCAACCTCTGCTACATCGGCGGCGGGGCGGAAGTGGCCTACTGGTTTCAGCTCAAGCAGGTCTTCAGCGACAATAACGTGCCTTTCCCGATGCTGCTGCTGCGCAACTCGGCCCTGTACCTGGGCAAGGCTCACGCCGGCAAGCTGCGCAAGCTGGGCCTTACGCCAGCCGATATTTTTCGGCCCCTGCCCGAGCTCAAAAAGCAGGTGGGCGCCACCCTGGGCCAGGAGGAAATCAGCCTGCGGGAGCAGCAGCAGGCCCTGGCCGCCGCCTTCCAGCAAATCACCGAGCTGGCCCAGCGCCTCGACCCGACCCTGGTGAAAACCGTGGCGGCCGAAGCCCAGAAAACGGCCGGCGGCGTGGCCGGCCTGGAAAAGCGCCTGAGCAAGGCCGCCGAAGCCAAGCACGAAACGGCCTATTCCCAGCTCACGGCCCTGAAGGACAAGCTCTTCCCCGGCGGCGACCTGCAGGAGCGCGTCGACAACGTGCTGTCCATTTTAATCAACAACCCCGGGTTTATTGAGCAGTTGCTGGCCGACTTCGAGCCCCTGGCCCTGGAATTTGCCATTGTGGAAGAGGAATAA
- a CDS encoding 5-formyltetrahydrofolate cyclo-ligase: MLKSDLRWQMLAWRRAMSDLELATRSQQVAARLFKETYLTQLRAVHVFLPIQRQRELDTWGIIRRFWREFPQVRVVVPVMQEDGLSLRHYLLTPQTELVENAWDVPEPLNAEEVMPEELDAVLLPLLAFDEAGNRVGYGKGFYDRFLLQCRPDVLLIGLSLEDPVLRIADAWEGDVRLHCCVTPTRVWRFER, encoded by the coding sequence ATGTTGAAAAGTGACCTGCGCTGGCAGATGCTGGCGTGGCGCCGGGCCATGTCGGACCTGGAGCTGGCGACCCGCAGCCAGCAGGTAGCCGCGCGCCTGTTCAAGGAAACCTATCTGACCCAGCTGCGCGCCGTGCACGTGTTTTTGCCCATTCAGCGGCAGCGGGAACTGGATACCTGGGGCATTATCCGGCGCTTCTGGCGCGAGTTTCCCCAGGTGCGCGTGGTTGTGCCGGTGATGCAGGAAGACGGCCTCTCGCTGCGCCACTACCTGCTCACGCCCCAGACCGAGCTGGTCGAAAACGCCTGGGACGTGCCCGAGCCCCTGAATGCCGAGGAGGTAATGCCCGAGGAGCTGGACGCGGTGCTGCTGCCCTTGCTGGCTTTCGACGAGGCCGGCAACCGCGTGGGCTACGGCAAAGGCTTTTACGACCGGTTTCTGCTGCAGTGCCGCCCCGACGTGCTGCTCATCGGCCTCTCGCTGGAGGACCCCGTGCTGCGCATCGCCGACGCCTGGGAGGGCGACGTGCGCCTGCACTGCTGCGTGACGCCCACCCGGGTGTGGCGCTTCGAGCGGTAG
- a CDS encoding biopolymer transporter ExbD: MATPTSARASRRIRLTPRLDTKPMLGVGLVLAALLLAAKPIQQTVLQLTMPSRSHKQYLNRFPASDGLTLLLGRQHQIHYYRGGFSAEELPKLQTIRNGYPGLRRLLLESRYRNPKVVVLIKPGPGAKYRDLVDALDEMNITDQRKYAVVDLQKLDYALLRQNGL, translated from the coding sequence ATGGCTACCCCAACTTCTGCCCGCGCCAGCCGCCGCATCCGCCTTACCCCGCGCCTGGATACGAAGCCCATGTTAGGTGTGGGCCTGGTGCTGGCCGCCCTGCTGCTAGCTGCCAAGCCAATCCAGCAAACCGTGCTGCAGCTGACGATGCCATCCCGGAGTCATAAGCAGTACCTGAACCGGTTTCCGGCCAGTGACGGCCTGACGCTGCTGCTGGGCCGGCAGCACCAGATTCACTATTACCGGGGCGGATTCTCTGCCGAGGAATTACCGAAGCTGCAGACCATTCGTAATGGGTACCCGGGCCTGCGCCGCCTGCTGCTGGAATCCCGGTACCGTAATCCTAAAGTCGTGGTGCTGATCAAGCCCGGACCGGGAGCCAAGTACCGCGACCTGGTGGACGCGCTGGATGAGATGAACATCACCGACCAGAGAAAATACGCGGTGGTGGATTTGCAAAAGCTCGATTACGCCCTGCTCCGGCAAAACGGTCTGTAA
- a CDS encoding ExbD/TolR family protein encodes MATPQSAPGLRSARRHFRRILHPDMTPMVGLGFLLVTFFLLAADFVKPTVMQLTMPANYLRNPNESICFGIDNSLSLILGKNGQAHYYRGGLFSDELPELHTIHGGAAGLRRLLLEVRQQDSRSVVLIKPSSNAKYRDLVDALDEMNITDQKRCAVVDLSERDYALLKQHGL; translated from the coding sequence ATGGCTACTCCCCAATCCGCTCCCGGCCTGCGCTCCGCCCGCCGCCACTTCCGCCGTATCCTGCACCCCGACATGACGCCCATGGTAGGGCTGGGCTTCTTGCTGGTTACGTTCTTTCTACTGGCGGCTGATTTCGTGAAGCCAACGGTGATGCAGCTGACGATGCCGGCGAATTATCTCCGCAATCCTAATGAGTCAATCTGCTTCGGAATCGATAATAGCCTCTCGCTCATACTGGGCAAGAATGGACAGGCACACTACTATCGGGGAGGTTTGTTTTCGGACGAGCTGCCCGAGTTGCATACTATCCATGGTGGTGCGGCTGGTCTGCGGCGTCTTCTGCTTGAAGTACGCCAGCAAGACTCTAGATCCGTGGTGCTCATCAAGCCAAGCTCGAATGCGAAGTACCGCGACTTGGTGGATGCGCTGGACGAAATGAATATCACTGACCAAAAGAGATGCGCTGTAGTAGACCTGTCCGAGCGTGACTACGCCTTGCTCAAGCAGCACGGTTTGTAA
- a CDS encoding GDYXXLXY domain-containing protein, whose product MATPVSTTSFTHRRLIKLAVAAQMLFILAVAGAGYATTALGRTVTLRTTPVDPRDLLYGDYLRLTYSISQVPPTLWQGPQPPRKHQPVYVLLRPQNGAYEATAVSATELTPTAPDQAVLRGWVTDSWRHGLRLRYNLERYYVPEATGKELQKTGGRRPLLVKVSVAPWGQARITRVEELPK is encoded by the coding sequence ATGGCAACGCCCGTCTCCACCACCTCCTTCACCCACCGCCGCCTGATCAAGCTGGCCGTAGCGGCCCAGATGCTCTTCATCCTGGCCGTGGCCGGGGCCGGCTACGCCACCACCGCCCTGGGCCGCACCGTCACGCTGCGCACCACCCCCGTCGACCCGCGCGACCTGCTCTACGGCGACTACCTGCGGCTCACCTACAGCATCAGCCAGGTGCCGCCCACGCTGTGGCAAGGTCCCCAGCCGCCCCGCAAGCACCAGCCCGTGTACGTGCTGCTCCGCCCCCAAAACGGTGCCTACGAAGCCACGGCCGTGTCGGCCACTGAGCTCACCCCCACGGCTCCCGACCAGGCCGTGCTGCGCGGCTGGGTCACCGACAGCTGGCGCCACGGCCTGCGCCTGCGCTACAACCTGGAGCGCTACTACGTGCCCGAAGCCACGGGTAAGGAGCTCCAGAAAACCGGCGGCCGGCGGCCCTTACTGGTCAAGGTGAGCGTGGCGCCCTGGGGCCAGGCCCGTATTACCAGAGTCGAAGAGCTGCCGAAGTAG
- a CDS encoding DUF2157 domain-containing protein has product MSRKLLETDGPEWVRKGIITEQQHQQLLALYPEDQHVVGLLPLLGSLLLGLSALSIVAANWQGLPEWLRLLLLLGSMGGAYAGGEYFLARRNESLGIGLIGLGLILFGCGIILTSQMYQLIGYDAPGLLAWALAGTALTYLYRSRTIFVLMAAIGGIVQGYSTGQLGTFSYLTAALTVVGLGYYWWRHPDALLGTVLATGLLWQAGLLIGHLHAKITWFFIPAMLIYAAGDWQTDRSAGRALQTPPLASAFLFTLGLALYGEADTYAGMLRPPFLAYIGALLGVFALSLWGKYRRSRPGSATDWLLLLPGFYLHGGLALAIATLVVLYAYSGTVLWRAHQENNADRVTLGTVLFIVTTMVAYFKLTWAFMDKSLFFLVGGVLLLGLSWYLRRKNAQSLSAKQPE; this is encoded by the coding sequence ATGAGTCGAAAGCTGCTTGAAACCGACGGGCCCGAGTGGGTACGCAAGGGCATTATCACCGAGCAGCAGCACCAGCAGCTTCTGGCCCTCTACCCCGAGGACCAGCACGTGGTGGGCTTGCTGCCGCTGCTGGGCTCGTTGCTGCTGGGCCTGAGTGCGCTGAGCATAGTGGCCGCCAACTGGCAGGGCCTGCCCGAGTGGCTGCGCCTGCTGCTGCTGCTGGGCAGCATGGGCGGAGCCTACGCCGGCGGCGAGTATTTCCTGGCCCGCCGCAATGAGTCCCTGGGCATTGGCCTCATTGGGCTGGGCCTCATCCTATTCGGCTGCGGCATCATTCTCACCAGCCAGATGTACCAGCTCATCGGCTACGACGCCCCCGGCCTGCTGGCCTGGGCCCTGGCCGGCACCGCCCTCACCTACCTCTACCGTAGCCGCACCATCTTCGTGCTCATGGCCGCCATCGGCGGTATCGTGCAGGGCTACAGCACCGGGCAGCTGGGCACGTTCAGCTACCTCACCGCGGCCCTCACCGTGGTGGGCCTGGGCTACTACTGGTGGCGCCACCCCGACGCGCTGCTGGGCACCGTGCTGGCCACTGGCCTCTTATGGCAGGCTGGCCTGCTCATCGGGCATCTGCACGCCAAAATCACCTGGTTCTTCATCCCGGCCATGCTCATCTACGCCGCCGGCGACTGGCAAACGGACCGCTCGGCGGGCCGGGCTTTGCAAACTCCGCCCCTGGCTTCGGCCTTCCTCTTCACGCTGGGCCTGGCCCTCTACGGCGAGGCCGATACCTACGCCGGCATGCTGCGCCCGCCCTTCCTGGCTTATATCGGGGCTTTGCTGGGCGTATTCGCTTTGTCGCTTTGGGGCAAGTACCGCCGCAGCCGCCCCGGCAGCGCCACCGACTGGCTCCTGCTGCTGCCCGGCTTCTACCTGCACGGCGGCCTGGCCCTGGCCATTGCCACGCTGGTAGTGCTCTACGCCTACTCGGGCACTGTGCTGTGGCGGGCCCACCAGGAAAACAACGCCGACCGGGTCACCCTGGGCACGGTTCTGTTCATCGTCACTACCATGGTGGCCTACTTCAAGCTGACCTGGGCCTTTATGGATAAGTCGCTGTTCTTCCTGGTGGGCGGCGTGCTGCTGCTGGGTTTGAGCTGGTATCTGCGGCGCAAGAACGCCCAATCATTATCGGCTAAACAGCCCGAGTAA
- a CDS encoding archaemetzincin, which translates to MAYLFFPLLVFLFSCGRSSSVASFSSAAESYFQAIQKNDFPLKKPQPGEWLYENREAGQNLEAYQQLPPFRPDSLTRTIYLQPVGRFSALQRQALQATQEYLRIFYQQPVVLLPAVADTLVPPGARRRQNGHEQLLAPYLINYYLKTRLPRTGLALMAISAKDLYPEADWNYVFGQASYPHRVGITSIYRLQDQTLTPKNYTRCLTRLLSISSHEIGHMVSLHHCTYARCAMNGTNSLPETDATPNRLCSECQTKLYWNFRYDNVRRLQELAAFFRKNQLRRDGALAQMDLRQLR; encoded by the coding sequence ATGGCGTATCTTTTTTTCCCGCTGCTGGTTTTTCTTTTTTCCTGCGGGCGCAGCTCATCTGTTGCTTCCTTTTCGTCAGCGGCGGAAAGCTACTTTCAGGCGATTCAGAAAAACGACTTTCCCCTGAAAAAGCCGCAGCCCGGCGAGTGGCTCTACGAAAATCGGGAAGCCGGGCAAAACCTGGAAGCCTACCAGCAGCTTCCGCCCTTCCGCCCCGATTCACTTACCCGAACCATTTATTTACAGCCCGTGGGCCGCTTCTCAGCCCTACAGCGCCAGGCCCTGCAAGCCACCCAGGAGTACTTGCGCATTTTCTACCAGCAGCCGGTGGTGCTGTTGCCGGCAGTAGCCGATACGCTGGTTCCGCCCGGGGCCCGGCGCCGCCAGAATGGCCATGAACAGCTGCTGGCGCCCTACCTGATCAACTACTACCTGAAAACCCGGCTTCCCCGAACCGGACTGGCCCTGATGGCTATTAGTGCCAAAGACCTGTATCCTGAAGCTGACTGGAACTACGTCTTTGGGCAGGCCTCTTATCCGCACCGGGTGGGCATTACGTCTATTTACCGGCTGCAGGATCAAACTCTAACGCCTAAAAACTACACCCGCTGTCTGACTCGGCTGCTCAGCATTTCGTCCCACGAAATCGGGCATATGGTTTCCCTCCACCATTGCACGTATGCCCGCTGCGCAATGAACGGGACTAATAGTCTGCCGGAAACAGACGCCACGCCTAACCGCCTCTGCTCGGAATGTCAAACCAAGCTCTACTGGAATTTCCGCTACGACAACGTCCGCCGCTTGCAGGAATTGGCGGCCTTCTTCCGTAAAAACCAGCTGCGGCGAGATGGTGCGCTTGCCCAAATGGACCTTCGACAGTTGCGCTGA